The following proteins are co-located in the Agromyces laixinhei genome:
- a CDS encoding ABC transporter permease produces MAGAVFVLWAVATLTFFAIRLIPGDPAQAILGGPGSQASQEALDQVRRDYGLDQPLITQYFAMLGRLVTGDLGVSYTLKLPVAELLAAQLGGTLLLAALALVLAWILALAVAIWSTGRGRIASAVGEGVEITAAALPHFWLAAVLIAVFAAGLGWLPPVATGTPAGLVLPVVTLAIPLSGFLAQVMRESLLGAMQQPFVVSARARGESAVGVRVRHTIRHAALPAISLSGWALGWLLSGAVVVETIFAMPGLGRTLLQAVTLRDIPVVTGVVLLVALVYVLMTVLTDLVARIADPRLRQEAGR; encoded by the coding sequence ATGGCCGGCGCGGTGTTCGTGCTGTGGGCGGTCGCCACGCTCACCTTCTTCGCGATCCGACTCATTCCCGGTGACCCGGCACAGGCGATCCTCGGCGGGCCCGGCTCACAGGCCTCCCAGGAGGCCCTCGACCAGGTGCGGCGCGACTACGGACTCGACCAACCGCTCATCACGCAGTACTTCGCGATGCTCGGCCGGCTCGTCACGGGCGACCTCGGCGTGTCGTACACCCTCAAGCTCCCCGTCGCCGAACTGCTCGCCGCGCAGCTCGGCGGCACCCTCCTGCTCGCGGCCCTCGCGCTCGTGCTCGCGTGGATTCTCGCGCTCGCCGTCGCGATCTGGTCGACCGGGCGCGGCCGGATCGCGAGCGCCGTCGGCGAGGGTGTCGAGATCACGGCGGCCGCACTCCCGCACTTCTGGCTCGCGGCCGTGCTCATCGCGGTCTTCGCCGCCGGGCTCGGCTGGTTGCCGCCGGTCGCCACCGGCACCCCGGCCGGACTCGTGCTTCCCGTCGTGACGCTCGCGATCCCGCTCTCGGGCTTCCTCGCCCAGGTCATGCGCGAGAGCCTGCTGGGCGCCATGCAGCAGCCCTTCGTGGTCTCGGCCAGGGCCCGCGGCGAGAGCGCCGTGGGCGTGCGCGTGCGTCACACCATCCGCCATGCCGCCCTTCCCGCCATCAGCCTGTCGGGGTGGGCGCTCGGCTGGCTGCTGTCGGGGGCGGTCGTCGTCGAGACGATCTTCGCGATGCCGGGGCTCGGTCGCACCCTGCTGCAGGCCGTGACCCTGCGCGACATCCCCGTCGTCACGGGCGTGGTGCTGCTGGTCGCCCTCGTCTACGTGCTCATGACGGTGCTCACCGACCTCGTCGCCCGCATCGCCGACCCGCGGCTGCGTCAGGAGGCCGGTCGGTGA
- a CDS encoding ABC transporter substrate-binding protein codes for MRAAPVTTSPTARRLGIIGVALVSTIVLAGCQAPTSETSGEPVSGGTLSYASGDAEPTCLDPHVGGNYPQALLAGQFLESLVSRDTSGEIIPWLAESWTESDDGLSWEFTLRDDVAFTDGTPLDAEAVKVNVEHLKDPATQSSTGYLALGKVDRVDVVSDRVARFVMSAPDSALLESLTQPWLAIESPAGLARGMDENCQAPIGTGPFIVDEWVKQDRVSLVRNDDYTSPPADAAHDGPAYLEAIEWRFVPDSASRYAALQGGQVDVIDNPQPDTIAAAKSSDSFVWLDAPRPGAANRIELNSGQAPFDDERVREAFLRAVEVDDGIDALFFGTAARSYSALSSVEAVAYSDESLFEPDLDTANALLDEAGWAQRDADGYRVKDGARLTVRFPVSTNQSVPAEQSLFEQVQATAKVAGFDVDIELLDLSSWYGALAAHEYEIVSAPYTKVGPDVLRILYHSDSITPAPSGYFANLAQLDDPEVDSLLEEAAATSDPEARADMYERAQQLILGGSYLLPLYDQQNSFLLSSSVQGARAMPTVSTPTFYDAWLAG; via the coding sequence ATGCGTGCTGCACCCGTGACCACTTCCCCGACCGCCCGCAGGCTCGGCATCATCGGCGTCGCCCTCGTCTCGACGATCGTGCTCGCCGGCTGCCAGGCACCGACGTCCGAAACATCCGGCGAACCGGTCTCGGGCGGCACGCTCAGCTATGCGAGCGGTGATGCCGAACCGACCTGCCTCGACCCGCACGTCGGCGGAAACTACCCGCAGGCGCTCCTCGCCGGGCAGTTCCTGGAGTCGCTCGTCTCGCGCGACACCTCAGGCGAGATCATCCCCTGGCTCGCCGAGTCGTGGACGGAATCCGACGACGGCCTCTCGTGGGAGTTCACGCTGCGCGACGACGTCGCCTTCACCGACGGCACGCCGCTCGACGCCGAGGCCGTCAAGGTCAACGTCGAACATCTGAAGGACCCGGCCACGCAGTCGTCGACGGGTTACCTCGCCCTCGGCAAGGTCGACCGGGTCGACGTCGTCAGCGACCGGGTCGCGCGATTCGTGATGAGCGCGCCCGACAGCGCGTTGCTCGAATCGCTGACCCAGCCGTGGCTCGCGATCGAATCCCCGGCCGGACTCGCTCGCGGCATGGACGAGAACTGCCAGGCGCCGATCGGCACCGGACCGTTCATCGTCGACGAGTGGGTCAAGCAGGATCGCGTGTCGCTCGTGCGCAACGACGACTACACGTCACCGCCCGCCGACGCCGCGCACGACGGACCGGCCTACCTCGAGGCGATCGAATGGCGGTTCGTTCCCGACTCCGCATCGCGCTACGCCGCCCTGCAGGGCGGCCAGGTCGACGTCATCGACAACCCGCAGCCCGACACCATCGCGGCGGCGAAGTCGAGTGACTCGTTCGTCTGGCTCGACGCACCCCGCCCCGGCGCGGCGAACCGCATCGAACTCAACTCGGGCCAGGCGCCCTTCGACGACGAGCGGGTGCGCGAGGCCTTCCTTCGTGCGGTCGAGGTCGACGACGGTATCGACGCGCTCTTCTTCGGCACTGCGGCACGATCGTATTCCGCCCTCTCCTCGGTGGAGGCGGTCGCATATTCCGACGAGTCCCTCTTCGAACCCGACCTCGACACGGCGAATGCACTGCTCGACGAGGCCGGCTGGGCGCAGCGCGACGCCGACGGCTATCGCGTGAAAGACGGCGCACGCCTCACCGTGCGGTTCCCGGTGAGCACGAACCAGTCGGTTCCCGCCGAGCAATCGCTCTTCGAGCAGGTCCAGGCCACTGCGAAGGTCGCCGGCTTCGACGTCGACATCGAGCTGCTCGACCTCTCGAGCTGGTACGGCGCGCTCGCGGCGCACGAGTACGAGATCGTCAGTGCCCCCTACACCAAGGTCGGCCCGGATGTTCTGCGCATCCTCTACCACTCCGACAGCATCACCCCGGCACCGAGCGGGTACTTCGCGAACCTCGCGCAGCTCGACGACCCCGAGGTCGACTCGCTGCTCGAGGAGGCTGCGGCCACGAGCGACCCCGAGGCACGTGCCGACATGTACGAGCGCGCGCAGCAGCTGATCCTCGGCGGCTCCTACCTTCTGCCGCTCTACGACCAGCAGAACAGCTTCCTGCTGAGCTCCTCGGTGCAGGGCGCTCGCGCGATGCCCACCGTCTCGACGCCGACGTTCTATGACGCCTGGCTCGCCGGCTGA
- a CDS encoding GntR family transcriptional regulator, producing MLIGLDATRDAPLFEQLASGLRASIIDGRLSGGERLPPARELAASLDLNVHTVLRAYHRLRDERLIELHRGRGAVVAVRVGGHSALAGAVHDLVDEAKNHDLPEAALLALVGEAYRSAPRASGVLRPTPTR from the coding sequence ATGCTGATCGGTCTCGATGCGACCCGCGACGCGCCGCTGTTCGAGCAACTCGCGTCGGGGCTGCGTGCGTCGATCATCGACGGGCGTCTCTCGGGCGGCGAGCGGTTGCCCCCGGCGCGAGAGCTCGCCGCGTCGCTCGACCTCAACGTGCACACCGTGCTCCGCGCCTACCACCGCCTGCGTGACGAACGCCTCATCGAGCTCCACCGCGGGCGGGGCGCCGTCGTGGCCGTGCGCGTCGGCGGGCACAGCGCACTCGCCGGCGCCGTGCACGATCTCGTCGACGAGGCGAAGAACCACGACCTGCCCGAGGCCGCGCTGCTCGCACTGGTCGGGGAGGCGTACCGCTCGGCGCCCCGTGCTTCGGGAGTGCTGCGCCCCACGCCGACGCGGTAG
- the ileS gene encoding isoleucine--tRNA ligase: MYPRTPDDHGVAPSPEFPAVERDVLAFWKADGTFQASIDRREGNPEWVFYDGPPFANGLPHYGHLLTGYAKDLFPRFQTMRGKQVHRRFGWDTHGLPAELEAERQLGITDKSEIEEMGIAAFNQAARDAVLRYTKEWQEYVTRQARWVDFEHDYKTLDVTFMESVIWAFKTLHEKGLAYEGYRVLPYCWRDQTPLSNHELRMDDDVYKMRQDQTVTVTFPLVGAKAESLGLTAVRALAWTTTPWTLPTNFALAVGPGIEYAVVPAGPNGTPDATVLREEIGTAATGGAASDTEVLGGEYLLAIDLVGNYAKELGYESADDARAAVSRTVRGSELEGVAYDRLFDYYADVEEYGLQNAWRILVADYVTTEDGTGIVHQAPAYGEEDQKISEAAGIPVIISLDEGGRFLPAVTDVAGLLWSDANKPLTQLLKAEGRLLRQASYDHSYPHCWRCRNPLIYKAVSSWFIRVPEFKGRMGELNHDINWVPDNVKDGQFGKWVAGARDWSISRNRYWGSPIPVWKSDDAEYPRIDVYGSLEELERDFGRLPVNPEGEPDLHRPYIDELVRPNPDDPTGRSMMRRIPDIFDVWFDSGSMPFAQVHYPFENREWFDSHNPADFIVEYIGQTRGWFYVMHVLSTALFDRRAFSNVVSHGIVLGSDGQKMSKSLRNYPDVSEVFERDGSDAMRWFLMSSSVLRGGNLIVTEEGIREGVRQFMLPLWSTWYFFSLYANSAREGGYEASARTDSTDVLDRYLLAKLGELVTGVTADFEAFDSPLAAAKLRDFGDVLTNWYVRRSRDRFWAGVADDGSGGEAFDTLYTVLETLTRLSAPLLPLVSEQIWRGLTGGRSVHLADWPDAVAFPADHDLVTAMDSVREISSAALSLRKQSGRRVRLPLARLTVVATDAAALAPFEAILRDELNVKAVDLVTLDASSAERFGVTKRLTVNARAAGPRLGKTVQQAIRAARSGDWSAEGDTVVAGGIQLEAGEYELVLEAGGSGDAANALALLADGGFVILDTATTPELEAEGLARDVVRAVQESRKAAGLEVGDRIRLTLTLDEAGAAAAERHRELIGGETLAIELAVIAGTPGDDARPVGESSRLTVEVAKA; the protein is encoded by the coding sequence GTGTACCCCCGCACCCCAGACGACCACGGCGTCGCCCCCTCACCCGAGTTCCCCGCCGTCGAGCGCGACGTGCTGGCCTTCTGGAAGGCCGACGGCACGTTCCAGGCCTCGATCGATCGGCGCGAGGGCAACCCCGAGTGGGTCTTCTACGACGGCCCGCCGTTCGCCAACGGGCTGCCGCACTACGGCCACCTGCTGACCGGGTACGCGAAAGACCTGTTCCCGCGGTTCCAGACCATGCGCGGCAAGCAGGTGCACCGCCGTTTCGGCTGGGACACGCACGGGCTGCCCGCCGAGCTCGAGGCGGAGCGCCAGCTCGGCATCACCGACAAGAGCGAGATCGAGGAGATGGGCATCGCGGCCTTCAACCAGGCCGCTCGCGACGCAGTGCTCCGCTACACGAAGGAGTGGCAGGAGTACGTCACGCGTCAAGCACGCTGGGTCGACTTCGAGCACGACTACAAGACGCTCGACGTGACCTTCATGGAGAGTGTCATCTGGGCGTTCAAGACCCTGCACGAGAAGGGTCTCGCCTATGAGGGCTATCGTGTGCTGCCGTACTGCTGGCGCGACCAGACGCCGCTCTCGAACCACGAACTGCGCATGGACGACGACGTCTACAAGATGCGTCAGGACCAGACCGTCACGGTGACGTTCCCCCTCGTCGGGGCGAAGGCGGAGTCACTGGGGCTGACCGCCGTGCGCGCGCTCGCGTGGACGACGACCCCGTGGACCCTGCCGACGAACTTCGCCCTCGCGGTCGGCCCGGGCATCGAGTACGCCGTCGTGCCTGCGGGCCCGAACGGCACACCCGACGCGACGGTGCTCCGCGAGGAGATCGGCACGGCCGCCACAGGCGGTGCGGCATCCGACACCGAGGTGCTCGGCGGCGAGTACCTGCTCGCGATCGACCTCGTCGGCAACTACGCGAAAGAGCTCGGCTACGAATCGGCCGATGATGCTCGCGCCGCGGTCTCCCGCACCGTTCGCGGCAGCGAGCTCGAGGGCGTCGCCTACGACCGCCTCTTCGACTACTACGCCGACGTCGAGGAGTACGGCCTGCAGAACGCGTGGCGCATCCTCGTCGCCGACTACGTCACGACCGAAGACGGCACCGGCATCGTGCACCAGGCCCCCGCCTACGGCGAGGAGGACCAGAAGATCTCCGAGGCCGCCGGCATCCCGGTGATCATCTCGCTCGACGAGGGCGGCCGCTTCCTGCCTGCCGTGACGGATGTCGCAGGACTCCTGTGGAGCGACGCGAACAAGCCGCTCACCCAGCTGCTGAAGGCCGAGGGGCGCCTGCTCCGCCAGGCGAGCTACGACCACTCGTACCCCCACTGCTGGCGGTGCAGGAACCCCCTCATCTACAAGGCGGTCTCGAGCTGGTTCATCCGCGTGCCCGAGTTCAAGGGCCGCATGGGCGAGTTGAACCATGACATCAACTGGGTGCCCGACAACGTGAAAGACGGTCAGTTCGGCAAGTGGGTCGCCGGCGCACGCGACTGGTCGATCAGCCGCAACCGCTACTGGGGTTCGCCGATCCCCGTGTGGAAGAGCGACGACGCCGAGTACCCCCGCATCGATGTGTACGGCTCCCTCGAAGAGCTCGAGCGCGACTTCGGACGCCTGCCGGTGAACCCCGAGGGCGAACCCGATCTGCACCGTCCGTACATCGACGAGCTCGTGCGCCCGAACCCCGACGACCCCACCGGTCGCTCGATGATGCGGCGCATCCCCGACATCTTCGATGTGTGGTTCGACTCGGGCTCGATGCCCTTCGCACAGGTGCACTACCCGTTCGAGAACCGGGAGTGGTTCGACAGCCACAACCCCGCCGACTTCATCGTCGAGTACATCGGGCAGACCCGCGGCTGGTTCTACGTCATGCACGTGCTCTCGACGGCACTGTTCGACCGGCGCGCCTTCTCGAACGTCGTGAGCCACGGCATCGTGCTCGGCAGCGACGGGCAGAAGATGTCGAAGTCGCTGCGCAACTATCCCGACGTCTCAGAGGTCTTCGAGCGCGACGGCTCCGACGCGATGCGCTGGTTCCTCATGTCGAGCTCGGTGCTGCGCGGCGGCAACCTCATCGTCACCGAAGAGGGCATCCGCGAGGGCGTGCGGCAGTTCATGCTGCCGCTCTGGAGCACCTGGTACTTCTTCTCGCTCTACGCGAATTCGGCCCGCGAGGGCGGCTACGAGGCATCCGCTCGCACCGATTCGACCGACGTGCTCGACCGCTACCTGCTCGCGAAGCTCGGCGAACTCGTGACCGGCGTCACCGCGGACTTCGAGGCATTCGACTCGCCGCTCGCCGCGGCGAAGCTGCGCGACTTCGGCGACGTGCTGACGAACTGGTACGTGCGTCGTTCGCGCGACCGCTTCTGGGCGGGCGTCGCCGACGACGGCTCGGGCGGCGAGGCGTTCGACACGCTCTACACCGTGCTCGAGACGCTCACACGCCTCTCGGCTCCGCTGCTGCCGCTCGTCTCCGAGCAGATCTGGCGCGGCCTCACTGGCGGGCGCAGCGTGCACCTGGCCGACTGGCCCGACGCCGTGGCCTTCCCGGCCGACCACGATCTCGTGACCGCGATGGACTCGGTGCGCGAGATCAGCTCCGCTGCGCTGTCGCTCCGCAAGCAGTCGGGTCGTCGGGTGCGGCTCCCGCTCGCGCGCCTCACGGTCGTTGCGACGGATGCCGCGGCGCTCGCGCCGTTCGAGGCGATCCTGCGCGACGAGCTCAACGTCAAGGCCGTCGACCTCGTGACCCTCGATGCCTCGAGCGCCGAACGCTTCGGGGTCACCAAGCGTCTCACCGTCAACGCGCGTGCTGCCGGACCGCGACTCGGCAAGACCGTGCAGCAGGCGATCCGGGCCGCTCGTTCCGGCGACTGGAGCGCCGAGGGCGACACGGTCGTCGCCGGCGGCATCCAGCTGGAAGCGGGGGAGTACGAGCTCGTGCTCGAGGCCGGCGGCTCCGGCGACGCGGCGAACGCGCTCGCCTTGCTCGCCGACGGCGGCTTCGTGATCCTCGACACCGCGACGACCCCCGAGCTCGAGGCCGAGGGCCTTGCGCGCGACGTCGTGCGTGCGGTGCAGGAGTCGCGCAAGGCGGCCGGTCTCGAGGTCGGCGACCGCATCCGGCTCACGCTCACGCTCGATGAGGCAGGCGCCGCGGCGGCCGAGCGCCACCGCGAGCTCATCGGCGGCGAGACGCTCGCGATCGAGCTCGCCGTGATCGCCGGAACCCCGGGCGACGATGCGAGGCCGGTCGGGGAGTCCTCGCGACTGACCGTGGAGGTGGCGAAGGCATGA
- a CDS encoding bifunctional folylpolyglutamate synthase/dihydrofolate synthase — protein sequence MTDELDFTDAADAVYRSLLERVGEAAPERRLDATRRAVEILGDPHRAAPVIHITGTNGKTSTSRMVESILRAGGLRTGLMTSPHLERFTERILIDGEPVSDEAVARNWEEIEPFIAMVDARLAADGTARLTFFEALTVLAFACFADAPVDVVVLEVGMGGEWDSTNVADGQVAVFTPIALDHESALGTTVEQIARTKAGIVKAEAAVVTAFQPPEVLTVLRDRAAEHGGTFAVEGGAFAVLDSRVAVGGQLISVKGLAGEYRDLALPLFGRHQAENAAVAIAAVESFLGAGTMRMADEVLQQGLGAVTSPGRLQMVGTEPPVLVDAAHNPHGALALGAALGEYFDFDEVAFVLGVLGGKDVAGIVGALAPLATRFIVTAPESDRAIGADELAASVARELGPERAGFVEAAERLDDALDEARDWAAAAPKRAVVVAGSIVLAGEAIAIAADRGWGRS from the coding sequence ATGACCGACGAACTCGACTTCACCGACGCGGCCGATGCCGTGTACCGGAGCCTGCTCGAACGGGTCGGCGAAGCCGCCCCCGAACGTCGGCTCGACGCGACGCGACGCGCCGTGGAGATCCTCGGCGACCCGCATCGTGCTGCGCCGGTGATCCACATCACCGGCACGAACGGCAAGACCTCGACGAGCCGCATGGTCGAGTCGATCCTGCGCGCCGGGGGCCTGCGCACCGGGCTCATGACGAGCCCGCACCTCGAGCGGTTCACCGAACGCATCCTCATCGACGGCGAGCCCGTCTCCGACGAGGCGGTCGCCCGCAACTGGGAGGAGATCGAGCCGTTCATCGCCATGGTCGATGCCCGGCTCGCCGCCGACGGCACGGCCCGGCTCACCTTCTTCGAGGCACTCACGGTGCTCGCGTTCGCCTGCTTCGCCGATGCGCCGGTCGACGTCGTGGTGCTCGAGGTCGGCATGGGCGGCGAATGGGACTCGACGAACGTGGCCGACGGCCAGGTCGCCGTGTTCACGCCCATCGCCCTCGATCACGAGTCGGCGCTCGGCACGACCGTCGAGCAGATCGCCCGCACCAAGGCCGGCATCGTCAAGGCGGAGGCCGCGGTGGTGACGGCCTTCCAGCCCCCCGAGGTGCTCACGGTGCTGCGCGACCGGGCCGCCGAGCATGGCGGAACCTTCGCCGTCGAGGGCGGGGCCTTCGCGGTGCTCGACTCACGCGTCGCCGTGGGCGGTCAGCTCATCTCGGTGAAGGGGCTCGCGGGGGAGTACCGCGATCTCGCGCTGCCGCTCTTCGGCCGCCACCAGGCCGAGAACGCCGCCGTGGCCATCGCCGCGGTCGAGTCGTTTCTCGGGGCCGGCACGATGCGCATGGCCGACGAGGTGCTCCAGCAGGGCCTCGGAGCGGTCACCTCGCCCGGGCGCCTGCAGATGGTCGGCACCGAGCCGCCCGTGCTCGTCGATGCGGCGCACAATCCGCACGGCGCGCTCGCCCTCGGCGCCGCGCTCGGGGAGTACTTCGACTTCGACGAGGTCGCGTTCGTGCTCGGGGTGCTCGGCGGCAAAGACGTCGCCGGCATCGTGGGGGCGCTCGCACCGCTCGCCACCCGGTTCATCGTCACCGCCCCCGAATCCGACCGGGCGATCGGGGCCGACGAGCTCGCGGCATCCGTCGCACGTGAGCTGGGGCCCGAGCGGGCCGGTTTCGTCGAGGCCGCCGAGCGACTCGACGACGCCCTCGACGAGGCTCGCGACTGGGCCGCGGCCGCGCCGAAGCGCGCGGTCGTCGTCGCGGGTTCCATCGTGCTCGCGGGCGAAGCCATCGCCATCGCCGCAGACCGTGGATGGGGGCGATCGTGA
- a CDS encoding DUF4233 domain-containing protein, translating into MSDPTSPPEPDDTAGTDSGAADSRAGDSSVMAPRSIRRSLATIVLGFEIIVVFLAALVIWGLSRGDSEGSPPSWVYLAAGGVIILALIATIGLLRFNWAYALGWAIQVLIIASGLLNPAMFFVGALFGGMWWYCMVAGARIDRERAAAAAQWKEQQ; encoded by the coding sequence GTGAGCGACCCGACGTCTCCGCCCGAACCCGACGACACCGCGGGCACCGATTCCGGTGCCGCCGATTCCCGAGCCGGCGACTCGTCTGTCATGGCTCCGCGCTCCATCCGCCGGAGTCTCGCCACCATCGTGCTGGGCTTCGAGATCATCGTGGTCTTCCTCGCCGCACTCGTGATCTGGGGCCTCTCCAGGGGCGACAGCGAGGGCTCGCCGCCCTCATGGGTGTACCTCGCTGCGGGCGGCGTCATCATCCTCGCCCTGATCGCGACGATCGGGCTCCTGCGATTCAACTGGGCGTACGCGCTCGGCTGGGCGATCCAGGTGCTCATCATCGCGTCGGGCCTCCTCAACCCCGCGATGTTCTTCGTGGGTGCGCTCTTCGGCGGCATGTGGTGGTACTGCATGGTCGCCGGCGCACGAATCGACCGAGAACGCGCGGCCGCGGCCGCGCAATGGAAGGAACAGCAATGA
- the ndk gene encoding nucleoside-diphosphate kinase yields MTTPIEETLVLVKPDGVARNLTGEILRRIEAKGYSLVDIRLLQPDRELLARHYAEHEGRPFYEPLIEFMESGPIVAMRVAGNRVIEGFRVLAGTTDPTTAAPGTIRGDYGRDWGLKVQQNLVHGSDSVESAERELALWF; encoded by the coding sequence ATGACCACACCCATCGAAGAGACCCTCGTGCTCGTCAAGCCCGACGGTGTCGCACGCAACCTCACCGGTGAGATCCTCCGCCGCATCGAGGCGAAGGGGTACTCGCTCGTCGACATCCGCCTGCTGCAGCCCGACCGCGAGCTGCTCGCCCGGCACTATGCCGAACACGAGGGACGGCCGTTCTACGAGCCGCTCATCGAGTTCATGGAGTCGGGACCGATCGTCGCGATGCGCGTCGCCGGCAACCGCGTGATCGAGGGCTTCCGGGTGCTCGCGGGCACGACCGACCCCACGACGGCGGCGCCGGGCACGATCCGCGGCGACTACGGCCGCGACTGGGGGCTCAAGGTGCAGCAGAATCTCGTGCACGGCTCCGACTCGGTGGAGTCGGCCGAACGCGAGCTCGCGCTCTGGTTCTGA
- a CDS encoding vitamin K epoxide reductase family protein — MPDSPRRSRPVGLAVFLLIAGALGLLAAFELSMEKVLLLSDPAHIPSCNVGVLVGCSTNLSSWQGAVFGFSNPFLGLMAWPVVITIAVAILAGATFSRWFWAAFNVGVAGALIFVGWLIYQSIYVLDVLCPWCMLTWAVTIPTFWALTLYNLREGHIPVSARVRRLAGSWLSWVPLITVVCYAVVVLLAQAQMNAVPRVLIDLQNALG, encoded by the coding sequence ATGCCGGACTCCCCCCGCCGTTCCCGACCCGTCGGCCTCGCCGTCTTCCTCCTGATCGCCGGGGCCCTCGGCCTCCTCGCCGCGTTCGAACTCTCGATGGAGAAGGTGCTCCTGCTGAGTGATCCGGCGCATATTCCCTCCTGCAATGTCGGCGTGCTCGTCGGTTGCAGCACCAATCTCTCCTCGTGGCAGGGCGCCGTCTTCGGCTTCTCCAACCCGTTCCTGGGTCTGATGGCATGGCCCGTGGTCATCACGATCGCGGTGGCGATACTCGCCGGGGCGACGTTCTCGCGCTGGTTCTGGGCGGCGTTCAACGTCGGCGTCGCCGGTGCGCTGATCTTCGTGGGCTGGCTCATCTACCAGAGCATCTACGTGCTCGACGTGCTGTGCCCGTGGTGCATGCTCACGTGGGCGGTCACCATTCCGACCTTCTGGGCGCTGACGCTCTACAACCTCCGCGAAGGACATATTCCGGTGTCGGCACGTGTTCGCCGACTCGCGGGCAGCTGGCTGTCGTGGGTGCCGCTCATCACGGTCGTCTGCTACGCGGTGGTCGTGCTGCTCGCGCAAGCGCAGATGAATGCCGTACCGCGCGTGCTCATCGACCTGCAGAACGCCCTGGGCTGA